The uncultured Trichococcus sp. DNA window AATTGATTTATTTGTATTTAGGGACAATAAAAAGTATTCATTTGTATTGCATAGTTATTATGGAATAATTGCTTACTTAGAAGAATATTTCAGTACGATCGTGAAAATTTCCAATAAAGGGACTACCCGCGAAAAAATACTTGAACTGCAATCCTACATAGATAACAACTATTATATGGAAATACGGCTGTCCGATATTTCCAATCAATTTTTTATTTCGGAGCAGTATCTATCCAAAATATTTTACGAAGAGACCGGGAAAACTTTTACTGCATACCTGATTGAGCGGCGTTTGGAGCAGGTAAAAAGAATATTGCTCAATACAGATTTATCGATTACCGATGCAGCCTACTCGTCCGGTTTCAATAATGTGAATTCATTCAATAAGTTGTTTAAGAAACATTTCCATACAACGCCCAGCCTTTTCAGAGAGCAAAATAGGAAACAGGAAGAAGTACATCAAATGATGGAAGGCGATCAGAGCGAGATGAAGCAACTTTTGACAAGCGGAAAGCGTCATGGCGTTGATCAGATCACTATTGATTTATCAGGAGAGGCCGTAAATTATCAGTCTGAACTTATGATAAATTTAGGCTATGCCGGAGATCTCTTATTATCTGATCTATCCGATCAAATGACAAGAATTCAGGAGTTGCCATTTAGATACGGCAGAACGTGGGGAATCATCAATGATGAAATTCTTCAAAGGGAAGGTCCAATCTTTGATTTTTCAAAGGTTGATAGGATAATCGATACGATCCTATCTGCCGAACTGATTCCGTTTCTTGATATAGGCTTCCTAGGGAAAATGATAGCGACGTCTTATTCTACGATAAAGATAGTGAAGAATTTTAAGCTCCCAAGCTACAGGATGGAAGATGTTCTGGAACGTTATGAAGCCTTATTCAATCATTTTTTGGATCGCTATGGTGCCCAAGAAGTCAGTCGATGGATGCTGGAAATGTGGAAGCCTAATCCACTAGTCGTTGAACATACAAGAGCCGAGGAGTCTGTAATGGTTCATACCGATAACGGGATGCTGAACCTGCTCAGCAACAACGGCTACATTACTTTTTTTGGTTCAGTCAAACAAATAGTCAAGAAACTGTTTCCTGCTATCAGATATGGTGGGTGCGGACTCAGTATTGACATTGAAGATTCTTCGTACAAAGTTTTTTTGACCGATTGGTTCAAAGACAGAAAAAATAGTCCTGATTTCATAAGTATCAAGACTTTTCAGATTACCCTCCATAACCAAAATGCGTATACAGGCAAACTTAAAAATCCTATAGATTCGAACGAAAATTTTATTCTGGAACAAGTATCCGCATTCAAAGAAACATTAAAAGCAATAAACGATGGAATTCCATTAGTCATTTCGGAATTGAATGTGACGACGTCCAGTAGAGATGGAATCAATGATACGGGATTCAAAAGTACCTACCTGATCAAGAATCTGATGGATATCTTTACAAAATGCAGTATTGTAGGGTACTGGTACTACAGTGATGCGACAGTTGTGGACGCTTCATTGGAAAATAAGGAAATATTTGGTGGGGCCGGTCTTTTGACAAGGAACGGTATTGCTAAAAATAGTTTCACTGTGTTCCATTTTCTCAGTATTTTGAGCGAAAATATCATATACATCGGCAATGGTGTCTGCGTCACCAAGACAAATATGGACGTATATCATGTTTTGATTTATAATTTCAGTCAACTGAATTCTAATTATTACTATAACTACAACAACGTAAACAATTTCAATGAAGAATCACTCTATTCCATATTTACAAGTAAACGTCCCAGCGAAATAGAGATTAAACTTAACAACATATCGGCTTTACGGGAACAAGTGCACATCAAAGAATACCGCTTGGACTCATCAGACAATGATTTGGCCAAAGAAATTTATCAGTTAGGACATGTAAAGAAATACACACCGGAATTGGTGGGCTACTTGGAAAGCAAAATAAGTCCCAAAATTAATATGTATTGTACTGAAATAGTTGACAAGAGTATCGTATTGAACAAAAAGCTTCAGGTGCACAGTTTGATTTATTTGGAAATCACTTGAGCTCATCGTTGAAAAAACAAATTGCAAAGGTAGTCTCTCCTGCAAGTAGAATGAGGACATTACAGAAACGCAGCATCATAAAAGTTGAATGAAGTAGGGAAAGGAAGAGGATGGATGCGATTGGACAAACTGCTCAGCGAATGCGGCTACGGTTCGCGAGGACAAGTGAAAAAATTGATCAGAAGCAAACAAGTCAGCATCGACGGTGAAATCGTGCTGGCGGACAGTCACAATGTCGATCCGCAGCTCCAGACGGTCATCGTCTCGGGGAAAACGTTGACGCGCCGCACCAATGTCTACTATATGCTGCACAAACCGGCCGGGGTCGTGACGGCGGTATCCGATGAAGGCAACCGGACCGTCATCGATCTGATCGATCCGTCCGACCGCAGACCGGGCCTCTATCCTGTGGGACGGCTGGACAAGGACACGGAAGGGCTGCTGCTGATCACGGACAACGGGCAGCTGGGCTATCAGCTGTTGCTGCCGCATAAAAAAGTGACGAAGCGCTATGAAGTCGTCGTGAACGAGTTTGTTACCGCTGCCGACCAGGAAGCTTTCGCCGAAGGGATCGTCTTCCATGGCGGGACGACCTGCAAGCCGGCCCATTTGACCATCCTCAGCCACGGAGATGATGAGAGCCGCGTGCTGCTGGACATCAGCGAGGGAAAATTTCATCAAGTGAAGAAGATGTTCCTTTCGGTCGGCAAGAAAGTCACCTACCTGAAACGCCTCACGATGGGACCGCTCGAATTGGATGAGTCGATTCCTCCGGGCAGCTATCGGCCGCTCAATGAAGCGGAATTGGAACAACTGAAGCCGTATTTCCGCTAGGAAGAAGGCAAGTCCAACCAAAAAGAGGAGGAGCTGATCACAGCTCTTCCTCTTTTTGGCGTGCCAAGGCTTTTTTCCTCGGTTTTGATTGAGTCAACCGGTAGCTTTCTGTGATGATGCGGTCAGCAATCGGGTAAAGCTCCTCGGAGACGAGCCTCAGGGTGATCCAGTGGGTCTTGTTCATGTGATAGGCTGGCATGATTTCCAGAATCGTCTCGCGCAGATAGTCGTTCCGCTCGGGAGTGTTCTTCACGTTCAGCCAAATTTCACCGTTCCGTTCATAGATGTAGGCGAAAGTTTTCCGGTTGCCTTCGTGGCGCATGACGGTCCATTCGGAATCGCCGAAAGGGTAATCTTCGATGACGTGCGCGTGCTCTTGGCAAAGGGCGATCAGCCGATTCCGGACAGTGATTTGGGGTTCCATATACGTTCCTTCTTTCCTGTTCATTTGCTGCTCCTTTTATTATATTAAATTTTCCTGAAAATGGCTCGCATCGGGTCGGATCTATTGACATACGGATGGATCATGCGATAATAGATAGCGTGCTATGTATAACTATCCGGAAGGAGGAAACATTTTGATATCACGCGAGATGATGGGAGCCTATATCCCGATGCTCCATAACCAATTCAAGGAGCAGATGAACCGACTTGTTGGTAAAATCGATCTGACCACTTCCCAGATCCACGTCCTTTTCTATCTGAAGAGCCGTGGCGACGAGGAAGTGATCCAAAAAGACATCGAAGAGAAGTTCAACCTTACGAATCCGACCGTGACCGGAATCATCAAACGGCTGGAAGCGAAGGGATTCGTCACGCGCACGGTAAGTTCGAAGGATGCCCGCTCCAAGAGCATCCATCTGACCGAAAAAAGCATCGCCGCCTCGAAGGAGATGAAACGGGCTTTGCAGGAGGCCAACAAAAAAGTTTTCGAAGGCTTCACCGCGGAGGAACTGGATGTACTGGAAGGATGCTTCAAAAGGATGCTGCACAATCTGGAAGGCGGCTGCGGCCACCAACACGGGCATGTGCATAAAAAAGAAAACAACTAAATTAGGAAAGAAAAGGGAATGCAGATGAAAGTGATAATGAAATACCTGAAACCTTTTGCCGGCACGATCCTGGTCAGCCTGCTGATTTTGTTCGGTCAGGCAATCGGTGAATTGAGCCTGCCGAATCTGATGAGTGATATCGTCAATACCGGCATCCAGAACGGAGGCGTCGAACAGGAAGCGCCTGAAGCACTGCCGTCCGAAGGCTTCGCGCTTATGACACTGTTCATGGCTGAAGAAGACAAGGAAACGTTCCAGAACAGCTATCAGCTGATCGAGGGCGGATCATCGGAAGCCGAAGCCTACAGCACAGAATTTCCGGATAGCCAGGAAGCGGATTTCTACGTGCTGGATGAAACCAATCCGGAACGTTTGTCCTCGCTGGAGAGTATCTTCAGCAAGGCAAGCTACAGTTTTGTGACGTTCATGAAGGAAATGTCCGCTCAGCAAGGCAATGCCGCAGCAGTCGATGCCGAGAGCGGCTTCGCGGATGCTGATATGATCCAACTGTACGCACTGCTGCCGCAATTGCAGCAGTTGCCGAAGGAAGCTTTCACGGCATCCATGGATGTTGCCGAGGCTGCCGAACCGATGCTTTACAGCCAAATCGGGATCCTGTTTACGAAACTGTTCTATGAAGACTTGGGGGCGGATATGGATGCGCTCCAAAACCAATACATTATGACGAAGGGCGCACAGATGCTCGCCATCGCTCTTGCGGTGTCCGTTGCTTCCGTAGCGGTCGCATATTTCTCTTCACGTATCGCCTCTAAAGTATCCGGCAGGATGAGAAGGGATGTCTTCGCCAAAGTCGAAAGTTTTTCCAACGCCGAGTTCGATAACTTTTCGACCGCTTCCCTGATCACACGCACGACCAATGACGTGCAGCAGATACAGCAACTGATCACAATCGGTATCCGCATGCTCTGCTATGCACCGATTTTGGCTACTGGTGGCCTGATCATGGCAATCGACAAGAGCGTTTCGCTGGCGTGGACAATCGCTGTTGCGGTTATTGCGCTTGTCGGCATCATGATGTCAATCCTGTCGATTGCGATGCCGAAGTTCAAAGTGCTGCAGAGTTTGACGGACAGACTGAATCTGGTCAGCCGCGAGAATCTTTCCGGTATGATGGTCATCCGTGCTTTCGGAAATGAACCGTTTGAAGAAAACCGCTTCAACGATGCCAATGAAGACTACACCTACACAAACCGCTTTGTGCAGCGTTTGATGTCCTTGTTGATGCCGGCGATGATGCTCGTCATGAACGGAGTTTCATTGCTGATCATCTGGTTCGGAAGCCAGCAAGTCGCCGATTCTGCCCTGCAGATCGGGGATATGATGGCCTACATCCAATATGTGATGCAGATCATCATGGCCTTCTTGATGATATCGATGATGTTCATCTTCCTGCCGCGTGCTTCTGTATCGGCAACCCGGATCGGGGAAGTGCTGGATACGGATCTGAGCATCACGGATCCGATTGACGCGCAACTAAGCGTAAAAAATGAAGGCCTCATCACCTTCAACCATGTTTCCTATCATTATCCGAAGGCGATCGAAAATGTCTTGACCGACATTTCCTTTACGGCCAGACCAGGTGAAACAACGGCGATCATCGGATCGACCGGTTCCGGTAAATCGACATTGATCAATCTGATTCCGCGCTTCTATGATGTGACGGACGGCGCCATCGAAATCGACGGCATCGACATCCGCAAAATGACACAAGCCGATCTGCGCCGCAACATCGGCTATGTTCCGCAGAAGGGGATGCTTTTCTCCGGAGACATCACCTCAAACGTTCTGTACGGAAAAGATGACGCTTCGACGGATGAAATCATGAAAGCTCTTGAAGTCGCCCAAGCGAAAAACTTCGTATCTGAGATGGAAGACGGTGTTGAAACTGCCATCGCACAGGGCGGCGGTAACGTCAGCGGCGGGCAGAAACAGCGCTTGTCGATTGCCCGCGCCTTGGTCAAAAAAGCGCCGATCTATATTTTTGACGACAGCTTTTCGGCCTTGGACTTCAAAACGGATGCGGCATTGCGTTCCGCGCTGCATGCCTACACGGACAACGCAACCGTTCTGATTGTGGCGCAACGGATCAGCACCATCATGGATGCGGAACAGATCATCGTCCTCGATAAAGGCAAAATCGTCGGGATAGGGACTCACGATGCGTTGATGAAAAACTGTGAGACTTACCAAGAAATTGCTAAATCTCAGCTTTCAGAGGAGGAATTAGCATGAGCGAAATGAAACAAAGAAGACCGCAAGGCGGTCCGGGCGGAGGCCACGGTCCGATGGGCGGGATGAGCGCACCGGTCGTGAAAGCGAAGGACTTCAAAGGCGGATTCAAAAAATTGGCCGCTTATCTGTCACCGTTCAAATGGCTGATGGCAGTCGTCTTTATTTTGGCGGTCGCCTCCTCCTTGTTCGGGATTGTCGGACCAAAAATCATGGCTTTGGCCATCGATAAATTGGTCGCCGGCATCATGCTGAAATTCACAGGCGGATCCGGAGAAATCGATTTCGATTACATCGGAACCGTACTGTTGGGGCTCTTGGGCCTGTATGTGCTGAGCGCCTCATTCTCTTATCTGCAAGGATTTCTGATGTCGGGTGTCTCCGCAAAAGTTTCCTATAAACTGCGAAAAGACATCATGGAGAAAATAAACAAATTACCGCTGGCCTATTTCCACAAGAACAGCCAAGGGGATGTGCTTTCCAGAATCACGAATGACGTGGACACTCTGAACACCAGCCTGAATCAGAGTCTCACCCAGATCATCACATCGATCACGACACTGGTGGGTGTCTTCATCATGATGCTGACGATCAGCTGGTCGCTGACGCTCGTCATCCTTGTCGTGCTGATCGTGTCCATGATGCTCCTGATGCTGATCATGTCGAAGTCGCAGAAGCACTTTGCCAATCAGCAAAAATATTTGGGTGCGGTCAACGGCCATGTCGAAGAGATGTACGGCGGACATGTGGTCATGAAAGCCTTCAACGGAGAAGCGAAATCCGTTGCCGCTTTCGACAAAGAGAACGATCAATTGATCGAAGCCGGCTTCAAGGCGGAATTCCTTTCCGGGTTGATGATGCCTTTGTTGAGCCTGATCGGAAATCTTGGCTATGTCGTGGTCTGCATCATGGGTGGCGCGATGGCTGCTGCCGGAAACATGACAATCGGGGATATCCAAGCCTTCCTGCAGTACGTTCGCAACTTCACCCAGCCTTTGACGCAAGTCGCTCAAGTGGGAAGTCAATTGCAACGGATGGTTGCCGCTTCTGAACGGATCTTCGAGTTCCTGGAAGAGGAAGAAGAGACCGTGACCGAAGCGAGAGTCGAAATGGCGACGGCCGATGTTAAAGGGAATGTCCGCTTCGACCACGTCAAGTTCGGTTATGAACCGGAACATCTGGTCATCAAGGACTTCTCCGCGGATGTCAAAGAAGGGCAAACTGTCGCGCTCGTCGGGCCTACTGGAGCCGGCAAGACGACGATGGTGAAATTATTGATGCGTTTCTACGACTTGACGGACGGAGCCATCTACATCGATAACCATAGCCTGACCGATTTCACGCGCAGCGATCTGCGGACGGAATTCGGAATGGTGCTCCAGGATACGTGGCTTTACAACGGTACCATCATGGAGAACATCCGCTACGGGAAACTGGATGCGACGGATGAAGAAGTCATCGCGGCTGCAAAAGCTGCGCAAGTGGATCACTTTGTCCGGACATTGCCGGATGGCTATAACATGGTCCTGAACGAGGAAGCAAACAACGTTTCGCAAGGAGAAAAACAATTGCTGACGATCGCGCGGGCAATCCTTGCCGATCCGCAGATCATGATCCTGGATGAGGCAACAAGCTCGGTCGATACGCGGACGGAAGTGCTGATCCAGAAAGCGATGGAAACCTTGATGCACGGAAGAACAAGCTTCATCATCGCGCATCGCCTGTCGACCATCAAGAATGCCGACCTGATCCTCTGCATGAACAACGGGGACATCGTCGAACAAGGAACCCACCAAGAACTGCTGGCGAAAGGCGGCTTCTACGCCGACCTCTACAACAGCCAATTCGACGAAGGCGAAGAATAATAAAGACAATAAAACTGCATCATGCAACCTAAAGAAGATGATCCCGATACGTAATCGGGCTCGTCTTCTTTATTTTTTTTGCCCGTTTCGCAAAGAATAGTCATGAAAGCGAATTTGTCAACCTCGGATTTAAAAAATCCCCATCGAAGAGTTTGTAAATAAAAATCAGATCATCGTCAGGAAGGATCGAAAGCATGAATGAACGGCATCGCAGCACACTTATCCCAGTAAACATGATAGCGTTCACAAAGTATTAACAATAAAAAAGTTGTAACCGGTTACCACCGATGGTATTATTTCCTTAGTTATTATAACTTGGTTTTATTAATGTCGTTTCAATCGTTTTTTAATGTAACTTAGTACCACAATGCGATACAAGGCGGTAAGTCAGTTCAGAAAATTATAATTTGGAGGGGGAAATAAAAAAACTAAAATTTCGGACAAAAAAAACTATTTAAAAGCCCTGCAGTTGCAGTATCTTCAAGCGCTAAATTTCCCGGATAAAATGCCTGCGTTGCAAAAAATATCTACTTTTTTAAGGAATATAGAATCAGCTGATTTGAAAAATATGAATTCAACTTATGTAGAATAGTCCACCAATTATTATAGAGAAAAGAGGAAAATCTAATGGCAGAAGAAAAGGTTGTCAAGCAGCAAAATTCAGCAAATGACATGAAAAGTAAGTTAAGCTTGAAGCACAGATTAGCTTATGGTGCCGGAGATGCAGGTGGGGTTGTTACCCTTGTGTTGATCGGAACGTTTATGAACCGGTACATTACAAACATATTGGGAGTATCATTTGCGACGCTATCTATACTGTTGCTCGTTTGGAATATTTGGGATATGGTCAATGACCCAATGATGGGTACTTTTATGGATAAGTCTTTCTCTAAGGTCCAAGGCAAAAAAGATAAGTTCCGTCCTTGGATGTTACGCTCTATACCCTTGATTGTAATCGGTCTCATTGCATTCTTCTCTGTGCCATCCATGTTTGAAGGAACCATGCGTTTGGTAGCTATTTTTCTGTTGAAAATTATTTACGAATTAGGTTATACCATGATGAATATTGCCATGGGATCCGTTCTTGGGGTTATGGCCTTAAACGATAAAGAGAGAACTACTTTATCATCCGCTCGTGGTATGGGATCAACACTTGGTGGTCTGATCGGTTCTATGGCTATACCGGTGATTCTTGCGCGTTTAGGTGAAAATACAACAGGCTATATGGTTGCAGGTATCTTCGCAGCTGTATTAGGTGGGTTACTTATCTTCTTCCACTATTGGGGAACTGAGGAACGGAATGTTGCAGCAAAACTTGCCGCAGAGGAACAAACAGAACCGACAAAAGTCACAGATATTTTTGTTACATTAGCTAAAAATAAAGCTTTCTTGTCACTTTGCTTACACTCAATTGTGATTGTATTTGGTCAAAACCTATTCAATGCAACGCTTCCTTACATTTACGGCGATGTATTTGGAGATTTGGGCTTGATGGCATACGCTTCTGCGATCGGTATGGGTTTACCAGTAGTACTATTGCTTATCGCTCCAAAATTGGTAACAATAATTGGGTCTACGGTTAAGGTAATCCGTACTTATTTATTGCTGAGTACCGTTATCTTTGTTGGTTTATACGTTTGGAAATTAGTGGGTGACTTACCACCTTTCTTCTACATGATTTTTGCCAGCTTAGGGATTGCCTTCATGATGATGTCCGTTCAACTGCAATGGGGTCTTGTTTCAGAGTCGATTGACTACAACGAATACATCACAGGAAAACGTTCAGAAGGTTCAATCTACGGGAACTTCTCACTGACAAGACGTGTCGGCCAAATGTTGGCGCAATCACTCGTTGTCTTGATGATCGGTTGGATTGGCTATAGCCAACAGGCCGCTCAAACTGGACAAGCACAATCAGCTGAAACTGTTGAAGGGCTAGTACTATTGAATCTTATTGGCCCTGCAGTGTGTGCCTTATTATCATGGGCTTCATTCAAATTTATTTGGAATATCACCGATGAAACACGTATGGATATGACAACAGCTCGTCAAGCAAGACTTGATGAATTTGCTAAGAAACACGATGAACCAGAAGTATAATAGAGGGGTGCACTTGTCATGAAATTAAGAAGTCATTTATTGAATGTTTTGATCAATGATGAAGTGGAAGCTTATTTAAAGGAGAACGATGTCATCATCGTGCCTTTTGGACCAACCGAACTCCATGGCGGGCTGCCATTGGATTGCGAAACAATATTGGCTGAGGGGATTGCCTTATTGATGGCTGAAAGGACAAATTCACTTGTCCTTCCGCATGTGCCTTACATTTATTCAGGGGCAACCGCCTCCGGTAAGGGAACCATCCAATTAACCGTTAGGGAAAGTGCTGATATGTTGCAAGGTCTGGCACATTCCTTATTGCGATCAGGATTCAAAAAACAAATCTATATCAGTCTGCATGGCCCAGCCCATATCTCAATGAATCCGGTTGTTCGTGATTTTTTTGATGAAACAGGAGTAGCTATTCTCTATATCGACGGCATGATAACAGCCCAGAAATCCGGAGTCTTTTCAGATCCGAAAGAGATGATGCTTCATTTGGATAAGATGATTCTAGGGGCTTACAAGTTACGTAATCGGTTGGATGATATATTGCTGACTTCTGATTATGCAGAGCCCGTTACCCAGACACCATCGGTTTTCGGCAACCTAAGCGCCCAAGCCTTCCAATCTGGAGCAACCGGTTATTATTTCAAGGAACATTCAGACCATATGGCAACCTCTGCCATACCTGATGTTGAAACCCGGGATCGAATGGCAGAAGAGGGATTGGTACTGTTGAATAAGATGGTGGATGCAATTGATTTTCCGACGTTACTGAAGGAAATGGCGATTCAGGAAGATTATCTTGAAGAGGTTTACGAACGTTACCCGCACGTGCCGGCTGCCTACAAGCGACACAAAAACAGTTAAATAGTTTCACAGACTGCTCCCCGTAATGTGGGGCAGTTTTTTTGTGGAATGCTCAAGCCGATATAAATGTTTGACAAGGTGAGAAACGGATGTTATATTTAATTAAATTTTAATAGAAGAGCGATGAAGAGAAGAGTACCTTTCAATCGTCATTCCAGAGAGCCCCGGCAGGTGAAAAGGGGTATGATGAAAAAAAGCGAAGATGGTCTCGGAGCAAAGCAATGCGGATAGTGTTGCTTCGGTTTGTGCACGATAACGCACAAGAGTATAACAAGCGGGAGCTTGCGTACTTTTTAAGGTATGGATCGCGAGGTCCCTACGAACATGGGTGGTAACACGAAGAGCTTTCGTCCCTGTATTTCAATCAGTTGGAATACAGGGACGAGGGCTTTTTTTTCTTTTTGCAAAATCAGAGTAATGAACAGAAGCAACCTCGGCCAATCAGCAATGACACTATGAGCAACTGCCATGCAAGAATAGATCTAAAACCAGAAGGGAAAGATGAAAAATGACAGAGAAAAATTACAGTTTTGAAACGTTGCAAGTACATGCAGGCCAAGCGCCGGACCCCGTTACCGGAGCCCGCGCAGTGCCGATCTACCAGACGACCGCTTTCGTCTTCGACAGCGCGGAACAGGCTGCCGGCCGCTTCGCCTTGACGGATGCCGGAAATGTCTACACCCGTTTGACGAACCCCACCACTGCAGTCGTGGATGCGCGGGTTGCTGCGCTTGAAGGCGGCACCTCCGCGGTTACGGTCGCTTCAGGTTCGGCGGCGATCACGTACGCCATCCTGAATGTTGCGCATGCGGGCGATAAAATCGTCGCTGCCAGCACGCTTTATGGAGGCACCTATAATCTTTTCAGCGCGACCTTGCCTAATTTGGGCATCCAAACAACTTTCATTGATCCTGAAGATCCGGCCAACTTCGAAGCGGCCATCACGGAAAAGACGAAAGCCATCTTCATCGAATCGATCGGAAACCCGAGCACCAACCTGATCGATATCGAAAAAGTCGCTGAAATCGCGCATAGCCATGGCATCATTTTGATCGTGGACAACACCTTCGGCACGCCTTACCTGATCCGTCCGTTCGAATTCGGCGCCGATGTAGTGGTGCATTCCGCCACTAAATTCCTGGGTGGGCACGGCACAACTATGGGCGGCGTCATCGTCGAATCCGGCAAGTTCGATTTCGCAGCCAGCGGAAGATACCCTGGCTTCACGACGCCGGATGCGCATTACAACGGGTTGGTCTATACCGATCTGGGACCTGTAGCGTTCACGACCAAAATCCGCGTGCAGTTGCTGCGCGACACCGGAGCCTGCATCGGACCGATCGATTCCTTCCTGTTGCTGCAAGGAATCGAAACGTTGTCATTGCGCGTCGAACGCCATGTGGAAAACACCCGCAAGGTCGTCGCTTATCTTGCGAACCACCCGAAAGTTTCCTGGGTGAACTATCCGGAACTGCCGGATAGCAAATACAAGGGACTTGCCGATAAATACTTCCCTAAAGGCACCGGTTCGATCTTCACTT harbors:
- a CDS encoding O-acetylhomoserine aminocarboxypropyltransferase/cysteine synthase family protein → MTEKNYSFETLQVHAGQAPDPVTGARAVPIYQTTAFVFDSAEQAAGRFALTDAGNVYTRLTNPTTAVVDARVAALEGGTSAVTVASGSAAITYAILNVAHAGDKIVAASTLYGGTYNLFSATLPNLGIQTTFIDPEDPANFEAAITEKTKAIFIESIGNPSTNLIDIEKVAEIAHSHGIILIVDNTFGTPYLIRPFEFGADVVVHSATKFLGGHGTTMGGVIVESGKFDFAASGRYPGFTTPDAHYNGLVYTDLGPVAFTTKIRVQLLRDTGACIGPIDSFLLLQGIETLSLRVERHVENTRKVVAYLANHPKVSWVNYPELPDSKYKGLADKYFPKGTGSIFTFGIEGGKQAGIEWIDKLELFSLLANVADAKSLVIHPASTTHAQLSDEDLVAAGVSGDMIRLSIGIENADDIIADLDQAFGQI
- a CDS encoding creatininase family protein — encoded protein: MKLRSHLLNVLINDEVEAYLKENDVIIVPFGPTELHGGLPLDCETILAEGIALLMAERTNSLVLPHVPYIYSGATASGKGTIQLTVRESADMLQGLAHSLLRSGFKKQIYISLHGPAHISMNPVVRDFFDETGVAILYIDGMITAQKSGVFSDPKEMMLHLDKMILGAYKLRNRLDDILLTSDYAEPVTQTPSVFGNLSAQAFQSGATGYYFKEHSDHMATSAIPDVETRDRMAEEGLVLLNKMVDAIDFPTLLKEMAIQEDYLEEVYERYPHVPAAYKRHKNS
- a CDS encoding MFS transporter, with amino-acid sequence MAEEKVVKQQNSANDMKSKLSLKHRLAYGAGDAGGVVTLVLIGTFMNRYITNILGVSFATLSILLLVWNIWDMVNDPMMGTFMDKSFSKVQGKKDKFRPWMLRSIPLIVIGLIAFFSVPSMFEGTMRLVAIFLLKIIYELGYTMMNIAMGSVLGVMALNDKERTTLSSARGMGSTLGGLIGSMAIPVILARLGENTTGYMVAGIFAAVLGGLLIFFHYWGTEERNVAAKLAAEEQTEPTKVTDIFVTLAKNKAFLSLCLHSIVIVFGQNLFNATLPYIYGDVFGDLGLMAYASAIGMGLPVVLLLIAPKLVTIIGSTVKVIRTYLLLSTVIFVGLYVWKLVGDLPPFFYMIFASLGIAFMMMSVQLQWGLVSESIDYNEYITGKRSEGSIYGNFSLTRRVGQMLAQSLVVLMIGWIGYSQQAAQTGQAQSAETVEGLVLLNLIGPAVCALLSWASFKFIWNITDETRMDMTTARQARLDEFAKKHDEPEV